ACGGGGTTCCTTCGAAAGGATGGCGTATGCCGCATCAGCCATGATTTCCGGTTTGCGCGAAAATTGATCACTCTCCTTACCCGTCAGCATCTCCATGGCTGCCGTGTGGATGGCAGTACGGGGCCAGAGCGCATTGACGGCAATGTTGGCATTCTCAAACTCCTTCGCCATACCAAGAACACACATCGACATTCCGTACTTGGCCATGGTGTAGGCGACGTGATTGCTGAACCAAAGCGGAGCCATGTTCAACGGTGGTGAAATATTCAAGATATGTGCATGGTTGCTTTTGCGAAGGTAAGGAATGCATTCTTTTGATctaaatgtttgaaaaaataaGACATTTATACTAACGGACGAATTATGCACATCTACTATTACTTACACCAGGAACGTGCCACGGGAGTTTATCTGATGCATTAGATCGTATCGCTTCATATCGGTTTGTTCCGTTGGCGTGAGTGAGATCGCACTGGCATTGTTGATTACGATATCGATTCCACCGAACTTGGCCACGGCATTCTGTACGGCGGTCCGAACGGCTCCTTCATCGCGTACGTCCACCACGCAAGGAAGAGCTTTACCGCCAGCGGCTTCGACTACAAAAATAAGAGGTGAGAAGCGACGTGTCAGTGAAGAAGAGAAGATTCAATGTCTAATGATTTTCTCTTATGTTTTGCAGCTTAATTAATCGATTCCATCTTATCCACACTTACTCTCCTTTGCTGCTGTGTAGATTGTGCCGGGAAGTTTCGGATGTGGATCGGCCGTCTTTGCTGCGACCACGACATTCGCTCCATCTTGGGCGGCTTTTAGTGCGATTGCTTTGCCTATGCCTCGCGAAGCTCCCGTAATGAAGAGCGTACGTCCAGCTAGCTTTCTGTTACAACAAAAGGTAAGagaaatgataaatttatattttagtCAATTGAAAATGAtgacatacacacatatacacacattCTCTCTCAAGGGAATAACTAAAACCGGTTTCGCAGGTGTGTGGATGTTGCGATTATCAACATTTCATAAGATCATTACGATGTTTTTACAACATGATGTGATTATGTATTATGACGTGTCAGTCAGACTGAACGATCCTTCATAAgtggaaaatcattttttgttattgatcGTGTTCAGTTGCGAATCGTCCCCTTGTGAACATCGGAATCTTGCATTGTAAGGGCTTTAATCTTTGGCAGCGATGCTGTCTGACGACCTTCGGACCCGGACGATATTACGTTATCTGTGGCTGGCACATCCGATAACAATTGACCACACATGAAAATGCACCGCTTTAACCGGAAACTTCCCATAGAACGGTACACTTTTCTTTAACGAAGTACCAAATCACTACTTACCCAGTGTTGATCatgttttttcctcttttgtgGGCAGTGTTGATGAGAAAGCGGCAGTCGAGTGTATTGGTCGCGAAATAACGGCAAAGACGTTCACGGAGCAAGTCCTAATCTGCGAGGAATTCTCTCATACGCCGCGACCTATGTTATGTTGCGTGCGGTATTCGAACTGATGAGTCTTTTATGCGTAGCGTTTGTTACTAGACTCGCAGCTCACACACACTTTCCCTGATTGTATTACACCCTTACGGTGGGGAGAAGATGGGGCCAAAGTCCACTTGGTAAGCGAATATGGTGCGAAATCGAATAGAAAACAGGAGCTTTGACAGTTCCCATGTTTACATCAGGGGTGCTGTACTCTCGTACTCGTAGAGTGAATCGAATGGATAGTGGTTGTTGGATGGATTATAGCGTTTTTTAACGATTAGAGAATAGATAGTTGATTagacattttaaaacatacgGTGTTTTGCTTGTTGGTAAAAACTAGCCCAACTTACCCTAAGACTTTTGGTAATAATTAGTAAAATTTGGTAAATCGTGTTATGGATGCAAAGTTCATTCTTCTGctagaaaaatgtaaatacgCAAGGAGACTAAATTGTTTCTACAGAATGTTTTTGCTCTTCAAATTTATCTATGTCTTTAGTTTCGAAATCTAGATAATGTAGAAAATGAAACTGTGACATTTGAAAATGTTctaaattgtaatttttcgAAGAACAGTGGCACACTGTGCCTTGTGTGGGCATTGAAAATACATTCGTCATAACTGGCATTAATGTGGCAAAGGATAAAGGTGAATGTTTGTACTAAAATAGGGCATTAAGGGGCGGAATTTGTGTAGGACTCCGTGGCGCAACGGTAGCGCGTCTGACTCCAGATCAGAAGGTTGCGTGTTCaaatcacgtcggggtcatCTTTTTTCCATGAAACCCAGGTCGGATCTGTTTTTAAAGTTCACcagtttattttgtttattagtATGATTTTAACGAGTATTAAAGTAATAGAATAATTTGTAGTTCAAGCATGCATAGAACGGACGTCCCTTATATTTTAAGATACGCCTAGAAATTTTAGAAATTTTAGATTGCTCTGTATATCTTGCAACTCAGTATAATAATCGGTAGTTTTGTATTGCTGATGTGTTAATTTTGCAGAGGCACCCAGAatgattttagaaaaaaagtttGAAAGATTGCATAGTAGCAAGCAAACAATTCTTTTAGTGTTGGTTGGTGCCTTGGTAAGAAAAAAGAATTGATTCTGCCCCGAGTGAGGATCGAACTCACGACCTTAAGATTATGAGACTTACGCGCTACCGACTGCGCTATCGAGGCCGTGGTGGAGTTGGTATTCTAAGCTGATCAAAGTAAGTGCGTGTTCAGATGCTGTTCATTCCTTTATCGAGCGGCTGCAATTTAGTATTTTTTCTTAATCAGAGTCGTTAGTCAGAATAACGATTTTTATGTCGAagaagagcgaaaaaaaatatttaaatcctGCAGTTAATGCCTTTTATTTATAACTACAGATATAGGAGAAGTTCCCACAGGGGGCCAGAACCAACtgctttttaaaattatattatactatttttaaatattattgatAGCTTGTAAGCTGATGATATACAAAGTAAACTTTTTGGTTAGCTCTAAATCTGGGCAGTAGTTATATCAGCGAATGAGCTGCttgatgaataaaatattgtgtacaggttaaaacattttctctCTAAAATGGCAATGTTACCCAAAGCGCTTTGTTACTGCGCTTTGTTGTTATAAAAATGTAGGCTTCAATTAAACACCAATTACATCAATTAGAGATTGCTTAAGCTCTGTTTTGATTAAGAGTTTAATTAATTGGGAAGAATCAGGgatttttaatatgtttaacAGAAAGCATGATCAGTTATTTAGCAAATAGGTATGGAATcatcaaaaacgaaacatttttcatatAAGGTTGGGAGGTAAAACTGTAACTTTCAGTTTACATATAAAAAAGGCAAGTAGGTTATTGGATGCATAATTGGAATTCGATGCACACATGCagtcaaaattaaaaaaaaaaaacataatgtgATAAGTACACTAACGAATAATGTTCATCTTGTTAAAAATGTTCAGCTCCACAAATCAATAATATCATACGAAGTCGATTTTTCCTGGACAATCTTGTTTCTTTCTAGTAGAGGAAAAATAACTGGGTAAAAAATCGTATTATGAAGTTTCGTATAATAAGATATCCTAAAATCAATATCCGGCGATCAAAGGACAATTTACCAAACTATGACCTTTATACAAAAGCGTTTTAATAGTATATTGCTTGAGTTTTTGGGGGAAAGAATAGTTCATGGCATAAGTTAGGATTTTTTTGCAGTTTTCGATCCTTCAGTACAAAAAATTAACGATGTTATGAAAGTAATTCGAATTACGAGACTTTCTCTAGCACGTATTATTCCCGTAACTTGGGAAAAGACTGTGTTTTTAATCTACTGCTTACTACGTAAACCTGataatactttttttgtttcgttagaacggcctggccgtatcgacttatttcaCCACTTagtcggatagtcagtccttgctacgggggattgatccggatgggatttggacCAAAACTGATAATACTTCCAGTTCTAAATAATACTTTCAGTTAATGATTATAAGGAATCCCGGGCAAACTTACCAGACTAGTGCTGGTCGCTGGTTTAAAAACACAGTCTTTTTCCGAGTTACGGGATTAATACGTGCAAGAGAAAGTCTCGTAATtcgaattattttaataacatcgttatttttttgtactaAAGGGAtcgaaaactatttttttacgTTACGAAGAACATTTATAATTGATATTTCTACGTTTCTCGCGACAATAAGAGTATAATTTTACGGAACTGGCAAAATTTTGTgattcgcgtatctcgaatt
The Anopheles moucheti chromosome 2, idAnoMoucSN_F20_07, whole genome shotgun sequence genome window above contains:
- the LOC128310290 gene encoding hydroxysteroid dehydrogenase-like protein 2 gives rise to the protein MINTGKLAGRTLFITGASRGIGKAIALKAAQDGANVVVAAKTADPHPKLPGTIYTAAKEIEAAGGKALPCVVDVRDEGAVRTAVQNAVAKFGGIDIVINNASAISLTPTEQTDMKRYDLMHQINSRGTFLVSKECIPYLRKSNHAHILNISPPLNMAPLWFSNHVAYTMAKYGMSMCVLGMAKEFENANIAVNALWPRTAIHTAAMEMLTGKESDQFSRKPEIMADAAYAILSKEPRFATGKFLIDDEVLKAEGITDMKQYACVPANADKLMPDFFLDVEPEKLVEFAAEGSHAASLKKPAAAPNGKIEGLFVKIESLLSEEIVRKTGAVYEFKVKGDEAGTWFADLKNGTGKVGKGTPPATADAVLTMDSKHFFDMFTGKLKPANAFMTGKLKISGDLQKAMKLEKLMGGLKSKL